A single region of the Lotus japonicus ecotype B-129 chromosome 4, LjGifu_v1.2 genome encodes:
- the LOC130716166 gene encoding uncharacterized protein LOC130716166, translating into MAGKAAGSAVKAVAEYQYPWREKLAKYKDELAKGVWGYWELGAWKPLSISARRRAQLRKEVLLAGEDWPYDPERKEMKTKRKGHKCDRIAAEKRANTARLMEKMPEMLLEHKKRKWLKKMKEEDKEKGKF; encoded by the coding sequence ATGGCAGGCAAAGCTGCTGGTTCAGCAGTAAAGGCAGTTGCTGAGTATCAATATCCTTGGCGCGAGAAGTTAGCCAAGTATAAGGATGAATTGGCCAAGGGTGTGTGGGGATACTGGGAGTTGGGGGCATGGAAGCCACTCAGCATCAGTGCTCGGCGTCGAGCCCAGCTTCGAAAGGAAGTCCTTCTTGCTGGGGAGGATTGGCCGTATGACCCTGAaaggaaggagatgaagaccaaGAGGAAAGGGCATAAGTGTGATAGGATAGCAGCTGAGAAAAGGGCAAACACTGCGAGGTTAATGGAGAAGATGCCGGAAATGTTGCTGGAGCACAAGAAGAGGAAGtggctgaagaagatgaaggaagaagacAAAGAAAAAGGCAAGTTTTGA